The DNA segment GATCTCCCGTTCGCGTTCCACGGCCCGCAGCGCGGCGATGTCGATGTTCACGTGGCCTCCCCTTCACTGCGCTGGCCGCCGGTGAACTCCACCTTGACCTTGCCAGGTCCCAGCTGCGCGTACTCCCAGTCCTGCGAGCCGCCATCGGTCCGCAGCGTGACTCCGGCGTCGTCGGCGGCCACGATCCGCGCCGTCAGCGCGCTGCCGCCGGCGGTCACCGCGACCAGCCGGCCGATGTTGCGGCGCCAGTGCCGCGGCTCGGTGAGCGGCCGGTCGACGCCCGGCGAGGTGACCTCCAGCGTGTACGGCGGACCGTCGAACTCACCGTCGTGGCCGTCCAGTGCCTTGGAGATCTGCCGGGACACCTCCGCCACCGCGTCCAGGTCGACACCGCCGTCGCGGTCGACCACCACGCGCAGCACGTCCCGCCGGCCGGCACGGCTGACCGTCAGGTCCTCCAGGTCGTAGCCGGCCGCCTCCACCACCGGCCGTACGGTCGGCTCGACGCCGTCGGCCGTACGCCGTGCCTGCTCCGCCGGCCTCGGGGATCCCGCACGCGTCCGGCCCCCAGCCGCCTGCCTGGACGTCCTACCCGCCACGGACACCTCCCCTGTCAT comes from the Fodinicola acaciae genome and includes:
- the rimP gene encoding ribosome maturation factor RimP codes for the protein MAGRTSRQAAGGRTRAGSPRPAEQARRTADGVEPTVRPVVEAAGYDLEDLTVSRAGRRDVLRVVVDRDGGVDLDAVAEVSRQISKALDGHDGEFDGPPYTLEVTSPGVDRPLTEPRHWRRNIGRLVAVTAGGSALTARIVAADDAGVTLRTDGGSQDWEYAQLGPGKVKVEFTGGQRSEGEAT